One Bacillota bacterium genomic window, GGGACAGCGCGCCCGGAGGGCCGAGGCTGTATGCGGGTCCGCCCGGGCTCGCGCACCTCATCGGGTACGAAGACGCGAGGTACGGCACTGCGGGGCTCGAGGCCAGCTACAACTCTGAGCTGCTCGGGCTGGGCGGGGAGAGCCTGCTCGCGAGGATCGCGAGGGACGTCTTCTCCAGAGGCGGCAAGCGAGGAAACGACATCATCCTGACGGTGGATGCCACCGTGCAGCGAGCCGCGGAGCGAGCGATGGCAGGCCGCCGAGGCGCTGCTTGCGCGCTGGATCCCAGGACCGGCGCGGTTCTCGCAATGGTGAGCAACCCGGGGTTTGCGCCCGAGCGCATAGCGTCCCAATGGGAGAGCCTCGTGAAGGACGAGACCAGCCCGCTCTTCAACAGGGCCACTCTCGGCCTCTACCCGCCTGGCTCCGCCGTTAAGCCGCTGATAGCCGCGATAGCTCTCTCTTGCGGGGCGGTGGGCGCGGATGAAGTCTTCCGGTGCGAAGGCGCGATAGGGGTGGGGGTCCGAGACGACGACGATCGGAAAGTGGCGTGCCCTGACGGCACTGCCCACGGCGACGTGGACCTCGCTTCGGCCATCGCTCTTTCGTGCAATGTCGCCTTTGCCCAGATCGGCTGGCGCGCCGGCTCGGAAAAGCTGTATAATGGTCTTCGGGGCTTCCATGTTGCAACCGCCTTGCCCTTTGACGTGCCGACCGCCGCGGGGACCATCACCGCGGGGGCTCCCGCTCTCGACAGGGCATCCGTGGCCCAGGTGTCTATCGGCCAAGGCGCGCTCGCGGTGAGCCCTCTCCAGATGGCGTGCGCCATTGCGGCGATCGGCAATGGCGGTGTGATGCGTCGACCGCATGTGGTCCGCGAAGTGCGTTCCCCTGACGGAACGCCTCTTCGCAGAGTGACTGGTGCAATCTTGGGAGTGCCGGCCTCCGCGAGCTCCGCACGGCTGGTCGCGGAAATGATGGTGGAGGCGGTTTCGAGAGGGACTGCTCGAGCGGCTGCCCTGCCGGGAGTGAGGGTCGCGGGCAAGACTGGCACGGCCCAGAACCCCCACGGAGAGCCCCATGCGTGGTTCGTGGGGTTCGCGCCAGCGGAGAAGCCGCGTTGCGCGGTGGCGGTCGTGATAGAGAATGGAGGGTCAGGCGGACGTGTCGCGGCGCCGGTGGGGCGTGAAATCCTGCGTGCGGCGCTGGGGAGCAGCTGGCGGTGACGCAGGCGAGGTGAGACCATGACAGAGGAGGTTCTCGGGAGAAGGTACACCATCCTCTCGAGGGTGGGCGAGGGCGGCATGGCCGAGGTGTACAGGGCACGCGACTCCGTGCTCAACCGGATCGTCGCCATAAAGGTCTTGCGGCCTCAATTCGCGTCCGACGAGGAATTCATCGAGAGGTTCCGCAGGGAAGCGCAGGCCGCGGCGAGTCTCTCCCACCCGAACATCGTGAGCATATACGACGTGGGTCATGATGGCGACCGCTATTACATCGTCATGGAGTACGTAAGCGGCAAGAGCCTGAAGGACCTCATCCGCGAACAGGGGCCGCTCCGCCCGGAGAGGGCGGCTTGGATAGCCTCGCAGATCCTTGCCGCGCTCGACCACGCTCACAAGAACAACATCGTTCATAGGGACATAAAGCCTCACAACATCCTGGTGACCCCCGAAGGCAGGGTGAAGGTGACCGACTTCGGCATAGCCCGAGCCAAGAGCACTTCTGCGCTCACTGAGACGGGCACCATAATCGGCACGGTGAACTACTTCTCTCCGGAGCAAGCAAGGGGCGAGGCGGCGGGCGTGGGCTCCGACGTATACTCGCTTGGCGTGGTGCTGTACGAGATGCTCACAGGCAG contains:
- a CDS encoding penicillin-binding transpeptidase domain-containing protein produces the protein MTDSLRRIFIAFLAAFAVLAARLIIAGILQAPDLSAHPRNPRLAEARRDIVRGGIYLSGGELVARDSAPGGPRLYAGPPGLAHLIGYEDARYGTAGLEASYNSELLGLGGESLLARIARDVFSRGGKRGNDIILTVDATVQRAAERAMAGRRGAACALDPRTGAVLAMVSNPGFAPERIASQWESLVKDETSPLFNRATLGLYPPGSAVKPLIAAIALSCGAVGADEVFRCEGAIGVGVRDDDDRKVACPDGTAHGDVDLASAIALSCNVAFAQIGWRAGSEKLYNGLRGFHVATALPFDVPTAAGTITAGAPALDRASVAQVSIGQGALAVSPLQMACAIAAIGNGGVMRRPHVVREVRSPDGTPLRRVTGAILGVPASASSARLVAEMMVEAVSRGTARAAALPGVRVAGKTGTAQNPHGEPHAWFVGFAPAEKPRCAVAVVIENGGSGGRVAAPVGREILRAALGSSWR